A genomic stretch from Bacillus sp. N1-1 includes:
- a CDS encoding tRNA-dihydrouridine synthase, producing MKENFWKELPRPFFVLAPMEAVTDVVFRHVVSEAARPDVFFTEFTNSESYCHPRGKDSLRGRLTFTEDEQPIVAHIWGDKPEYFREMSIGMAEMGYRGVDINMGCPAPNVAPKGKGCGLIRRPDVAAEIIQAAKAGGLPVSVKTRLGYTEVEEWRHWLRHLLEQDIVNLSIHLRTKKEMSDVDAHWELIPEIKKLRDEVAPDTLLTINGDIPDRQKGLELVEKYGVDGVMIGRGIFHNPFAFEKEKKEHTSEELLDLLRLQLDLHDKYDKELEPRIYKALPRFFKIYVRGFRGASELRNQLMNTKSTDEARALLDEFIENNGLKGQSGFTVS from the coding sequence ATGAAAGAGAATTTTTGGAAAGAGTTGCCACGGCCGTTTTTTGTTCTGGCACCAATGGAAGCCGTGACAGATGTCGTTTTTAGACATGTTGTGAGTGAAGCAGCAAGACCTGACGTATTTTTTACAGAGTTTACAAATTCAGAAAGCTACTGCCATCCGAGAGGAAAAGACAGCTTACGAGGACGACTGACGTTTACGGAAGATGAACAACCAATCGTCGCTCATATTTGGGGAGACAAGCCCGAATACTTCCGCGAAATGAGTATCGGTATGGCAGAAATGGGGTATCGGGGAGTCGACATCAATATGGGCTGTCCTGCTCCCAATGTTGCACCAAAAGGAAAAGGATGCGGACTGATTCGCCGTCCTGATGTTGCAGCAGAAATCATCCAAGCAGCAAAAGCAGGAGGGCTGCCCGTGAGTGTAAAAACTCGTCTCGGTTACACAGAAGTGGAAGAATGGCGCCACTGGCTGAGGCACCTTCTGGAACAGGATATTGTGAATCTTTCCATCCACCTCCGTACGAAGAAAGAAATGAGCGATGTTGATGCTCACTGGGAGCTAATTCCAGAGATCAAGAAACTTCGTGACGAAGTTGCCCCTGATACGCTTCTGACGATCAACGGAGATATTCCAGATCGTCAGAAGGGGCTTGAACTTGTTGAGAAATACGGAGTCGACGGAGTAATGATCGGACGAGGAATCTTCCATAACCCGTTTGCTTTTGAAAAAGAAAAGAAAGAGCATACGAGTGAAGAATTGCTTGATCTGCTGAGACTTCAGCTCGACCTTCATGATAAATATGATAAAGAACTCGAGCCGCGCATCTACAAAGCGCTTCCCCGCTTCTTTAAAATTTACGTTCGCGGCTTTCGCGGAGCAAGTGAATTGAGAAATCAACTGATGAATACAAAATCTACTGACGAAGCACGTGCTCTTCTCGATGAGTTTATAGAGAACAATGGTTTAAAGGGCCAGAGTGGTTTTACGGTTTCTTGA
- the rlmH gene encoding 23S rRNA (pseudouridine(1915)-N(3))-methyltransferase RlmH gives MNISIVTVGKLKEKYLKQGIEEYTKRLGPFAKIDVIEVPDEKAPENLSETEMIQVKKAEGDRILSKISPDAHVIALAINGKMKTSEQLARDLDQLATYGKSKIAFVIGGSLGLSNDVIQRANDTLSFSKMTFPHQLMRLILVEQVYRAFKINRGEPYHK, from the coding sequence TTGAATATCAGTATTGTAACGGTAGGAAAGCTGAAAGAGAAATATTTGAAACAAGGAATTGAAGAATACACAAAGCGATTAGGGCCTTTCGCTAAAATCGACGTGATTGAAGTTCCTGATGAAAAAGCACCGGAAAATTTAAGTGAGACGGAAATGATCCAGGTGAAAAAAGCAGAAGGGGACCGCATTTTGTCTAAGATTTCACCTGATGCTCACGTGATCGCTCTTGCAATAAACGGAAAAATGAAAACATCTGAGCAACTTGCTCGAGATCTTGATCAGTTAGCGACATACGGGAAAAGCAAGATTGCCTTCGTCATTGGTGGATCACTTGGATTAAGTAACGATGTTATTCAACGAGCAAACGATACGCTTTCTTTTTCTAAAATGACGTTTCCTCATCAGCTGATGCGGCTTATCTTGGTGGAGCAGGTGTATCGAGCGTTTAAGATTAATCGAGGGGAACCGTATCATAAATAA
- a CDS encoding CxxH/CxxC protein, translating to MKIYCCEEHVELALDVAVDETGQFPVLEKVGNDTEKLSTECEYCKNNATYMVSN from the coding sequence ATGAAAATTTATTGTTGTGAAGAACATGTAGAGCTGGCTCTTGATGTTGCTGTAGATGAAACAGGACAGTTTCCTGTACTAGAGAAAGTGGGAAATGACACAGAAAAGTTGTCCACAGAATGTGAGTATTGTAAAAATAACGCAACATATATGGTGTCGAACTAA